In Zea mays cultivar B73 chromosome 7, Zm-B73-REFERENCE-NAM-5.0, whole genome shotgun sequence, the following proteins share a genomic window:
- the LOC100501760 gene encoding uncharacterized protein isoform X4, translated as MAGLSGGGGGWGGYDDDDWGLSAEQLDQMERDAIRQLAERKASASAASTAPIPASPLGATSPLPSRATVPAAAVSSPLGGNHPATRASLEARFGKVEALSPSRNAVNNSQGSSPKISVHLFLHSSGMIAARFPYSQLLVDAFRKIPKASWNAKERVWMFPPSSLAIVEEVPRSVPGLTVEVHKLDPLVQRALAAALRSKDLRGLYDRIPPHLESKLMPFQREGIRFVLQHGGRALIADEMGLGKTLQAIAVASCLRDAWPVLAIQSWLNIPVEDILVVLPHTGGSHKAGFRVAYSNSKGDFHLDGVFNVISYDVVPKIQSTLLDLDFKIVIADESHFMKNGQAKRTVASLPVLQKAQYVVLLSGTPALSRPIELFTQIQALYPTVYKSVSEYGNIYCKGGFFGLYQGASNHEELHNLMKATVMIRRLKKDVLSQLPVKRRQQVFLDLSEKDVKNVRALFIELETLKVKIESSDSKEMIDSLRFAYQNIVNKIYTDSAVAKIPAVLDFLGTMIEEGCKFLIFAHHQPMIDAIEKHLLKKVKCIKIDGKTPLTTRQTLVTDFQNNDDVKAAVLSIKAGGYGITLTAASTVIFAELSWTPGDIIQAEDRAHRIGQVSSVNVYYLLSNGTIDDLMWDVVQGKLENLGQMLDGQEKTLEVSQRDCRPSPSKKQKTLVGFLKRPSASTSAEEGMPST; from the exons ATGGCGGGCctcagcggcggcggcggaggctggGGCGGCTACGACGACGACGACTGGGGCCTCAGCGCGGAGCAGCTGGACCAGATGGAGCGGGACGCCATCCGCCAGCTCGCTGAGCGCAAGGCCTCCGCCTCCGCGGCCTCCACCGCCCCCATCCCCGCCTCCCCTCTCGGAGCCACCTCGCCGCTCCCCTCCCGCGCTACCGTGCCGGCGGCGGCCGTCTCGTCGCCGCTCGGGGGCAACCACCCCGCTACCAGGGCCTCTCTGGAGGCCCGCTTCGGCAAG GTAGAAGCACTATCTCCCTCGAGAAATGCAG TGAATAATAGCCAGGGCAGCTCGCCTAAGATATCTGTTCATCTTTTCCTCCATTCTAGCGGTATGATCGCTGCAAGATTCCCATACAGCCAG TTACTTGTCGATGCATTTCGGAAGATACCAAAAGCCAGTTGGAATGCTAAAGAAAG GGTATGGATGTTTCCCCCCTCGTCTTTAGCAATAGTAGAGGAGGTTCCTCGCTCAGTACCTGGATTAACTGTGGAG GTTCACAAATTGGATCCGCTAGTTCAGCGTGCTTTAGCTGCTGCTTTACGATCCAAAGATCTTCGAG GTTTGTATGACAGGATTCCCCCTCATCTCGAGTCAAAGCTTATGCCATTTCAGCGTGAAGGCATCAG GTTTGTTTTACAGCATGGTGGCAGAGCCCTGATTGCAGATGAAATGGGTCTTGGAAAGACACTACAG GCAATTGCTGTTGCTTCTTGCCTTCGTGATGCCTGGCCAGTCCTT GCGATTCAGAGTTGGCTTAACATCCCTGTGGAAGATATCTTG GTGGTATTGCCACATACTGGAGGATCACATAAAGCAGGATTCAGAGTGGCTTACTCAAACTCGAAAGGAGATTTTCACTTGGATGGGGTGTTcaatgtgatatcttatgatgTAGTTCCCAAGATACAAAGCACACTTCTGGATTTGGATTTCAAG ATTGTTATAGCTGATGAATCACATTTTATGAAGAATGGCCAAGCAAAGAGAACAGTTGCTTCACTTCCTGTTTTGCAG AAAGCTCAATATGTTGTTTTGCTTAGTGGAACTCCTGCTTTGTCTCGCCCGATTGAGCTCTTTACTCAG ATCCAGGCCTTGTATCCTACAGTGTACAAGAGTGTTAGTGAGTATGGCAATATATATTGCAAGGGT GGTTTTTTCGGGTTGTATCAAGGTGCTAGCAATCATGAGGAGCTGCATAATTTGATGAAAGCAACTGTCATGATTCGTAGGTTGAAGAAAGATGTCCTTTCACAGTTGCCTGTTAAACGTAGACAACAG GTCTTTCTAGATTTAAGTGAGAAAGATGTGAAAAATGTCCGCGCTCTGTTTATTGAG ttggagactttgaaggtcAAAATTGAGTCCTCTGACTCCAAAGAGATGATCGACTCTCTCAGATTTGCTTACCAGAATATTGTCAATAAG ATCTATACTGATTCAGCTGTAGCCAAAATTCCAGCTGTGTTGGATTTCCTGGGTACTATGATTGAG GAAGGTTGCAAGTTCTTAATATTTGCTCATCACCAACCCATGATTGATGCCATTGAGAAACATCTCTTG AAGAAAGTAAAGTGTATCAAAATTGACGGCAAGACACCTTTAACTACAAGACAAACCTTAGTCACAGATTTCCAAAACAATGATGACGTCAAGGCAGCAGTG TTATCCATCAAAGCCGGAGGCTACGGGATAACTTTGACAGCAGCGAGCACGGTAATCTTTGCCGAGTTATCATGGACTCCTGGGGACATCATTCAAGCTGAAGATCGCGCGCACAGGATCGGTCAG GTCTCGTCCGTGAACGTGTATTATCTTCTCTCGAACGGTACTATAGATGATCTTATGTG GGACGTTGTTCAGGGCAAACTTGAGAACCTGGGGCAG ATGCTGGACGGGCAGGAGAAGACGCTGGAGGTTTCCCAGAGGGACTGCAGGCCAAGCCCCTCGAAGAAGCAGAAGACACTGGTCGGCTTCCTCAAGCGGCCCAGCGCGTCCACGTCCGCGGAGGAGGGTATGCCCAGCACTTAA